One stretch of Thalassophryne amazonica chromosome 19, fThaAma1.1, whole genome shotgun sequence DNA includes these proteins:
- the sox11a gene encoding LOW QUALITY PROTEIN: transcription factor SOX-11a (The sequence of the model RefSeq protein was modified relative to this genomic sequence to represent the inferred CDS: inserted 1 base in 1 codon; deleted 2 bases in 1 codon) — translation MVQHTDNSETDGSMSREATDSEESEFMACSPVAINPDWCKTATGHIKRPXNAFMVWSKIERRKIMEQSPDMHNAEISKRLGKRWKMLKDSEKIPFIREAERLRLKHMADYPDYKYRPKKKPKLDTSKSSAPSPEKCAKMTKTPSKKCSKKNKSGSKSAHGYAEDCVFPGFKVTKTVKSELTDEDDDDDYEEDYRMGITKAGEEERMRPYSVAKVPASPTLSSSAESEGASMYEEVRSHNRLFYNRNASKQSAFHAASVSPASSRSVSTSSSSSSSSSSSSSSSSGDDADDLLFDFSLNFASSAPGSELGNPNSGNLSLSLVDKDLDSFSEGSLGSHFEFPDYCTPELSEMIAGDWLEANFSDLVFTY, via the exons ATGGTgcagcacacagacaacagcgagACGGACGGCAGCATGTCCAGAGAGGCGACGGATTCGGAGGAGAGTGAATTTATGGCGTGCAGCCCCGTGGCCATCAACCCGGACTGGTGCAAGACGGCAACCGGCCACATTAAGAGAC TGAACGCGTTCATGGTGTGGTCCAAGATCGAGAGGAGAAAGATCATGGAGCAGTCGCCGGACATGCACAACGCGGAGATTTCCAAGCGCCTCGGTAAGAGGTGGAAGATGCTGAAGGACAGCGAGAAGATCCCGTTTATCAGAGAGGCGGAGCGGCTGCGGCTAAAACACATGGCCGATTACCCCGACTACAAGTACAGACCCAAGAAAAAACCAAAGCTCGACACGTCCAAATCATCGGCGCCGTCTCCGGAGAAGTGCGCCAAAATGACAAAGACCCCCAGCAAGAAGTGCTCCAAA AAGAATAAGAGCGGCTCCAAATCCGCGCACGGTTACGCGGAGGACTGCGTGTTTCCCGGCTTCAAAGTGACCAAGACTGTGAAAAGTGAGCTCACGGACGAGGACGACGACGACGACTACGAAGAGGACTACCGGATGGGGATTACTAAAGCGGGAGAGGAGGAGCGCATGAGGCCGTACAGCGTCGCCAAAGTTCCGGCGAGCCCGACTTTGAGCTCCTCGGCCGAGTCGGAAGGCGCGAGCATGTACGAAGAAGTGCGGAGCCACAACAGACTCTTTTATAACAGAAACGCGAGCAAGCAGAGCGCGTTTCACGCCGCTTCTGTGTCACCAGCATCCTCCAGGTCGGTCTCcacatcctcctcctcttcctcctcctccagcagcagcagcagctcatctTCAGGCGACGACGCGGACGATTTGCTGTTTGACTTTAGCCTCAATTTCGCCTCCAGTGCGCCAGGATCGGAGCTGGGCAACCCGAATTCAGGAAACCTATCCCTATCCCTCGTGGATAAGGACTTGGACTCGTTCAGCGAGGGCAGCCTGGGCTCTCACTTTGAGTTCCCAGACTATTGCACGCCGGAACTCAGCGAGATGATCGCTGGGGACTGGCTGGAGGCGAACTTTTCCGACCTGGTGTTCACGTActga